One genomic region from Pecten maximus chromosome 5, xPecMax1.1, whole genome shotgun sequence encodes:
- the LOC117328228 gene encoding uncharacterized protein LOC117328228: MMSQLDHGPASSGRPFETPDSSVGTPDSFNYETKFIVLNFMSRNPHKTIISPRSVSSRAHHTSTSDSDHHGRKSASKSMPPSPPKRHKPKLTDFRQAYQRVSEDNIHYKYMRHRFNTASNGSNYQMRQRVSEDNINHKYNKLHDSLEEDASLEFSSSSNKHAKQHQQVSVSANNVNHDDKSVQDSPSINTSFTHGLANGLDRETPLNRSVMSPTQYRQYTMSKMGSEVSGEYSDNSDADDEREDTSGGSSLWGSTGGLSGLRGSVDLHQVVSRLPTVQSESDMENETVIDASTISYTQDGVSNVFETEMLSNDNSKLDIGSRSICNLSDIDLDVDYGDLDNTYEDDPAVSTSISLEASSSNTSGIKSLDRSKLRLDIQGSQSWPNSKAARYQAVAASLRSEIEDEMTSLESEVEEAIKRHIIPSSHSPFLTPMTPQTQAAKVLARIGDEVMDQYEEQLDKSVAVLMQYSQNPHL, from the exons ATGATGTCCCAGTTAGACCATGGGCCTGCTTCCTCTGGTCGCCCTTTCGAGACACCAGACAGTTCTGTAGGGACGCCAGATAGTTTCAACTATGAGACCAAATTCATAGTCCTTAACTTCATGAGCCGGAATCCTCATAAAACTATAATTAGTCCTAGGAGTGTTAGCAGTCGTGCTCATCATACAAGTACTTCAGATTCAGATCATCATGGCAGGAAGAGTGCATCAAAATCCATGCCACCATCTCCACCAAAAAGACACAAGCCAAAGCTAACTGACTTTAGACAGGCATATCAGAGGGTATCGGAAGACAACATTCACTACAAATATATGAGACACAGATTCAACACAGCTAGTAATGGAAGTAATTACCAGATGAGACAGAGAGTTTCAGAGGACAACATCAATCATAAGTATAATAAATTGCACGACTCATTAGAGGAAGATGCTAGTCTGGAATTTTCTTCCTCATCAAATAAACATGCAAAGCAACATCAACAGGTCTCAGTCTCTGCAAATAATGTGAATCATGATGACAAGTCCGTTCAAGACAGTCCTAGCATAAATACAAGTTTTACTCATGGGCTTGCTAATGGTTTAGATAGGGAGACACCACTAAACCGAAGCGTGATGTCTCCGACACAATACAGGCAATACACAATGTCAAAGATGGGAAGTGAGGTTAGTGGGGAGTACAGTGACAATAGTGATGCCGATGACGAGCGCGAGGATACCTCAGGTGGGTCGAGTCTGTGGGGGAGCACAGGAGGACTGAGTGGCCTACGAGGCAGTGTTGATCTGCACCAAGTTGTATCAAGACTACCCACAGTGCAGAGTGAATCCGATATGGAAAATGAAACGGTCATTGACGCTAGCACAATATCTTATACTCAGGATGGTGTCAGCAATGTATTTGAAACAGAGATGTTGTCAAATGATAACTCTAAGCTAGATATTGGATCTAGGTCCATCTGTAATCTTAGTGATATTGACCTGGATGTAGACTATGGCGATTTAGACAACACATATGAAGATGATCCAGCAGTTTCCACCAGTATTTCTTTAGAGGCCAGCAGTAGCAACACCAGTGGGATAAAATCATTGGATCGCTCTAAACTAAGGCTGGACATACAGGGATCACAATCCTGGCCCAACTCGAAGGCTGCACGCTATCAGGCTGTCGCAGCGTCCCTCAGGTCTGAGATTGAGGATGAAATGACATCACTGGAATCAGAAGTTGAAGAAG CTATCAAGCGCCACATAATTCCATCAAGCCATTCACCTTTTCTGACCCCCATGACACCTCAGACCCAGGCGGCAAAGGTCCTGGCACGGATCGGAGATGAAGTGATGGACCAGTATGAAGAGCAGTTGGATAAATCTGTGGCAGTTTTGATGCAATACAGTCAAAATCCTCACCTATGA